One window from the genome of Myxocyprinus asiaticus isolate MX2 ecotype Aquarium Trade chromosome 30, UBuf_Myxa_2, whole genome shotgun sequence encodes:
- the LOC127421155 gene encoding myelin P2 protein-like, which produces MVDKFVGTWKMTTSENFDEYMKALGVGFATRQVGNRTKPNLIVCVDDQGLICMKSQSTFKTTEIKFKLNEAFEETTADDRKTTTVVTFENGKLVQKQTWDGKESTIEREVTDGKLIAKCRMGDVVAERTYVKEA; this is translated from the exons ATGGTTGATAAATTCGTGGGAACATGGAAGATGACAACCAGCGAAAACTTTGACGAGTACATGAAGGCGTTAG GTGTGGGTTTCGCGACTCGTCAGGTGGGAAACAGGACCAAACCGAATCTGATCGTGTGTGTGGATGATCAAGGGCTCATATGCATGAAATCACAGAGCACCTTCAAAACTACTGAGATCAAATTCAAACTGAACGAGGCATTCGAGGAGACCACTGCTGATGATAGAAAGACTACG ACCGTTGTGACCTTTGAGAACGGCAAACTTGTGCAAAAACAGACCTGGGATGGCAAAGAGTCCACGATAGAGAGGGAGGTGACAGACGGAAAATTAATAGCT AAATGCAGGATGGGCGATGTTGTGGCTGAAAGGACATATGTGAAAGAGGCATGA
- the fam8a1a gene encoding protein FAM8A1, with protein MAAKNSDKEITINDSGVVTTTEYCKRLQEWMWRYYCGYASWQSWVFMSAPLFPPCTPSQSGCQISPYAATPADIAAWYKQISSTPSSSPAASTGQTARPAADERGPAAAQPAGREYTIPSPLRRFMAETVDFFILFCFKATIVLWIMHLSGMKDISKFMMQFIVEEIDENTSLEDLQKMMAVALAYRMLVCVYEIICIWGAGGATPGKFLLGLRVVTCDSTVLVQPNRVLVVPASNVSLSASTVRALNKNFSIAFLFPVFITLLFFQHNRTVYDVVAGTIVVRRRRARRSLSPRSDSS; from the exons ATGGCAGCCAAGAATAGTGACAAAGAAATAACCATAAATGACAGTGGTGTAGTAACAACGACCGAATACTGCAAGCGATTGCAGGAATGGATGTGGCGGTATTACTGTGGCTATGCGAGCTGGCAGAGCTGGGTGTTTATGTCCGCGCCGCTGTTTCCTCCGTGCACGCCGTCGCAGTCCGGCTGCCAGATATCTCCATATGCCGCGACGCCTGCTGATATCGCAGCCTGGTATAAACAGATCAGCAGCACACCGTCCTCCAGTCCAGCTGCCAGCACAGGCCAAACAGCGCGGCCGGCTGCTGATGAGAGAGGGCCAGCAGCAGCACAGCCTGCAG GTAGAGAGTACACAATTCCCTCTCCTCTACGAAGATTTATGGCTGAAACAGTGGATTTCTTCATTCTCTTTTGTTTTAAGGCAACCATAGTTCTGTGGATCATGCATCTAAGTGGAATGAA AGATATTTCCAAGTTCATGATGCAGTTTATAGTGGAGGAGATTGATGAGAACACATCGCTGGAGGACCTACAGAAGATGATGGCAGTAGCTTTAGCATACAGAATGCTAGTTTGTGTCTATGAA ATCATCTGTATTTGGGGAGCTGGAGGTGCCACCCCAGGAAAGTTCCTGCTGGGTCTTCGAGTTGTCACTTGTGACTCAACAGTCCTGGTGCAGCCCAATCGTGTTCTGGTGGTACCAGCATCCAATGTCAGCTTATCTGC ctccACAGTGCGGGCCTTGAACAAAAACTTCTCCATCGCCTTCCTATTTCCTGTATTTATCACGCTACTCTTTTTCCAGCACAACAGAACTGTTTATGATGTTGTAGCTGGAACCATCGTGGTTCGGCGGAGAAGAGCAAG GAGGTCTTTGAGTCCCAGGAGTGATTCCTCATAA
- the mrpl53 gene encoding 39S ribosomal protein L53, mitochondrial, whose product MAASKGAVVLKTVKKIAVQFCPFESNVRSTRDFLVMVGSEKARSTNLNCEVITEVKHDRSEPMIDITFMDGERLVMKGSKLTTQEMLSALQTRCIAKDPQAKAADKK is encoded by the exons ATGGCCGCGTCCAAGGGAGCAGTAGTGTTAAAGACGGTTAAGAAAATTGCTGTACAGTTTTGCCCCTTTGAATCTAATGTCCGTTCAACAAG AGATTTTCTCGTCATGGTCGGGTCTGAAAAGGCCAGATCCACAAATTTAAACTGTGAAGTTATAACAGAAGTAAAGCATGACCGGTCAGAGCCTATGATTGACATCACATTCA TGGATGGAGAGAGGCTGGTGATGAAAGGATCCAAACTAACCACTCAAGAAATGCTCTCAGCACTACAGACCCGTTGCATTGCTAAAGATCCTCAGGCTAAAGCAGCGGACAAGAAATAG